The Gloeobacter violaceus PCC 7421 DNA window AGCCCCGCCACCAGCGCCGAGAGGGCGTCGTTGTCCCCGAAGCGCAACTCGTCGGTGGCCACCGTGTCGTTTTCGTTGACGATGGGCACCGTCCCGAGTCGCCACAATTCGCTCAACGTTTCGCGGGCGTTGAGGTAGCGGACGCGGTCCATCAAATCCTGGCGGGTGAGTAATACCTGGGCCACCGGTTGGCCGAGCGCTCCGAAGAGGCGATCGTACATGCTCATCAGCAGCCCCTGCCCGACGGCGGCGGCGGCCTGCTTGCCCGCCACGGTGGCGGGGCGCTCCTTGAGGCCGAGCCGTGCGCAGCCGACCCCCACCGCCCCACTGCTGACCAGGATGATCCGGTGGCCCGCGCGCCGCAGCCGCGTGAGCGTCTCGGCGAGCCCCCCAAGCGTCGCCAGGCGCAAATCCCCTGTGCTCGGGTCGCTCAGGCTCGATGTGCCGATTTTGACCACCAGCGCGACCATGCCGCCTGCCTCTACACCGCCTGCAAAAATACTTGAATATCCTCGCGCAACTGGTTCAGGTCCACTTCGACCGACAGGCGCACCTGGCTGGTCTTGAGGGTGACCAGCACCCGGGCGGCAAAGGGCGAGGGCCAGAGGTTGGGGTTGCAGAAGACTTCCAGAAACACTTCACCGCTGTAGCGGTACTCGCTGGACGGCCGGGGGGTCTTTTTGCCGGTTTGGGCCGAGGCGGCGCGCAGGTGTTCAAGCAGCGTCTGCATCTCGGCATCCAGGGAGCGCACGGCGGCGGCGGGCAGCGCAACGGCGACGCTGCCGCCGGAAAAATTGAGGGTGAGACTCGGGATCATCGTCGCAATGGGGCGGGCGAGTGCATTGTACGCTTTGCCGGGGGCCGGGTGCGGTAGGTTAATCTGGTTGAGCAAAATCGTGTGTCTAGAGAGTAGCGGGAGAACGATGGTCACCAGCGCTTTTCAAACTGCCCAGTCCCACCGGCTCTTCGCCGAGGCCCAGCAGCTGATGCCCGGCGGGGTCAACTCCCCCGTGCGCGCCTTCAAATCCGTGGGCTCCGAGCCTGTCTTCATCGAACGGGCCGAGGGCGCCTATCTGTGGGACGTCGACGGCAACCGCTACATCGAGTACATCAACACCTGGGGACCGTCGATCGTCGGACACTCCCACCCGGAGGTGATCTCGGCCCTGCGCGAAGCGTTGCCCAAAGGCACCAGCTACGGCGCGCCGACCCGCCTCGAAAACCAGATGGCCCGCACGGTGATCGACGCCATCCCCGCCGTCGAGATGGTGCGCTTCGTCAACTCCGGCACCGAAGCGACGATGTCGGCTCTGCGCCTGGCGCGCGCCTTCACCGGCCGCGAGAAGATTATCAAGTTCGAAGGTTGTTACCACGGCCACGCCGACATGCTGCTGGTCCAGGCGGGATCGGGGGTGGCCACCCTCGGCTTGCCCGATTCGCCCGGCGTGCCCAAATCGACCACCGCCGCCACCCTCACCGCTCCCTACAACGACCTGGCCGCCGTCGAAGCGCTCTTTAAGCAGTACCCAAGCGACGTCGCAGGGCTCATTCTCGAACCGGTGGTGGGCAACGCCGGCTGCCTGGTGCCCGAAATCGGCTTTCTCGAAGGTCTGCGCGATCTCACCCATGCCCATGGGACAGTGCTGATTTTCGACGAGGTGATGACCGGCTTTCGGCTGTCCTACGGCGGCGCCCAGGCCCGCTATGGCATCGAACCGGATCTCACCTGCTTGGGCAAGATTATCGGCGGCGGACTGCCGGTGGGCGCCTACGCCGGTCGCCGCGAAATCATGCAGATGGTCGCCCCGGCCGGGCCGATGTACCAGGCCGGCACCCTGAGCGGCAACCCGCTCGCGATGACCGCCGGGATCAAGACCCTCGAGATTCTCCAGCGCCCCGGCACCTACGAGCGGCTCGAAGGACTCTCGGCGCGCCTTGCGGACGGTCTTTTGGCCGCTGCGCGCGAGGCGGGGCACGCCGCTACCGGTAACCGGGTGGGGGCGATGTTCACTTTGTTCTTCACCGAGGGGCCGGTGCGCAACTTCGCCGACGCCAAGCGCTCGGACTTACAAAAATTTGCCCGCTTCCACCGGGGCATGCTGGAGCGCGGCGTCTACCTGGCCCCCTCGCAGTTCGAAGCGGGGTTCATGTCCCTCGCCCACACCGAGGAGGACATCGACTACACCGTCGCCGCCGCCCGCACCGTCCTCGCTGCGCTCTAGCGCGTTTTGCGGTTAGGCTGATGGAGATT harbors:
- the hemL gene encoding glutamate-1-semialdehyde 2,1-aminomutase — its product is MVTSAFQTAQSHRLFAEAQQLMPGGVNSPVRAFKSVGSEPVFIERAEGAYLWDVDGNRYIEYINTWGPSIVGHSHPEVISALREALPKGTSYGAPTRLENQMARTVIDAIPAVEMVRFVNSGTEATMSALRLARAFTGREKIIKFEGCYHGHADMLLVQAGSGVATLGLPDSPGVPKSTTAATLTAPYNDLAAVEALFKQYPSDVAGLILEPVVGNAGCLVPEIGFLEGLRDLTHAHGTVLIFDEVMTGFRLSYGGAQARYGIEPDLTCLGKIIGGGLPVGAYAGRREIMQMVAPAGPMYQAGTLSGNPLAMTAGIKTLEILQRPGTYERLEGLSARLADGLLAAAREAGHAATGNRVGAMFTLFFTEGPVRNFADAKRSDLQKFARFHRGMLERGVYLAPSQFEAGFMSLAHTEEDIDYTVAAARTVLAAL